CCCCGGGTCCGCGACGAACGCCTCCCTGATGCGCCGGCCCTCGTCCGTGCGCGCCGGGATGTTCTGGAGATTGGGGTCCGAGGAGGAGAGCCTGCCCGTCGCGGCGGTGGCCTGGTTGAAGGTGGTGTGCACCCTCCCGGTCACGGGGTTGATCAGCCCCTTGAGGGAGTCGATGTAGGTCGACTTGAGCTTGCCCAGCTGCCGCCACCTGAGTATCAGGGCAGGGAGCTCGTGGCGGGAGGCCAGCTCCTCGAGCACCTGCTGGCCGGTGGAGAATCCGGTCTTGGTCCTCTTGCCGCCGGGGAGCCTGAGCTTCTCGAAGAGGATCCGGCCGAGCTGTCTGGGCGAGTTTATGTTGAACTCCTCGCCCGCCAGCGCGTGGATCTTCCCCTCGAGGCCGTCCAGCTCGACCTCGAATTCCCGGCCCAGCAGGGAGAGCTTCGGCTCGTCCAGGCGCATGCCGGCGATCTGCATGTCGACCAGCACATCCAGCAGCGGCATCTCCACATCATAGAAGAGCTCGGAGAGCCCCTCCTCCCCGATGCGCGAGCGGAATATCCCGGCGAGCCTCAGGGCCACGTCCGCGTCCTCGCACGCGTAGTCGCGGGCCTCCTCGGGCGGGACCTCGGTGAAGAGTATCTGCTTCGCTCCCTTTCCGGTCACGTCCCCGTACTTTATGGTGGTGTGGTCCAGGTAACGGCTGGCCAGGGCGTCGAGCCCGTGGCCCTGGGCAGGGTCGATGAGGTAGGAGGCGAGCATGGTGTCGAGCTCCACCCCCCTCACCTCATAGCCGTGACTGCGCAGTATCGTGAGGTCGTAGTTGAGGTTCTGGCCCACCTTCCTGATCGAACCGTCGGAGAGGATCTTCTCAATCGCCCTTCGCACCTTCGCCTCGGGCAGCTGCCCCGGGGCGAGGCCAACCCCTTCGGCGAAAAGATCCCCGCTCCGGCCCGCCTTCGCCCCACCGCCCCTTGTCACGTGACCGATCGGGATATAGGCGGCCTCGCCAAGCCCCCACGCCAGGGCGAACCCGGCGATATTGGCCCTCATAGGGTCGAGAGAGTCGGTCTCGAGATCGATAGATAAAATACCTTTATTTTTTATTAATTTAATCAGCTCATTTAAAGTCTTTTCTTCGGTTACCAGCCTGTACCCCTCAAAGGAAAGGGCGGACTGAGGGGCCAGCTGATTCAAAAGGGTCGTGAATTCAAGCTCCTTGAACAGGGTCTGCACCTTTTCGCGGTCAGGGGAGAGCACCTCCAAATCCTTCAACTGTTCCTTTAACTCAACATTGATATCTATCGTCACAAGGCGCTTAGAGAGCCTGGCGTCCTCCGCATGATCCGCGATCGCCCTCCCGACCTTGCCCTCTATGCGGCCGGCGTTGTCGATCACCCCTTCGACCGAGCCGTACTCGGCGACAAGCCTGGAGGCGGTCTTGGGCCCCACCCCCTTGACGCCCGGCACGTTGTCCGTGGCGTCGCCGCAGAGGGCGAGCACGTCCGCCACCCCCTCCGGCGGGACGCCGAAGCGCTCCTTCACCTCCGCCTCGCGTACCCAGAGCCCCTTCATCCCGTCGAACATGCAGACGTTCGGCCCGACCAGCTGCATGAGGTCCTTGTCGCCGGAGACCAGAACGACCTCGAGCCCGTCGGCGGCGAAGCGGCGCGCCAGCGTCCCCATGAGGTCGTCCGCCTCAAAGCCGGGCCTCTTCACGATCGGCATGGAGAGCGCCTCGACCAGGGGTTCCACGTAGGGGAACTGGCTCGCCAGCTCGTCGGGCGGCTCCTCCCTGTTGGCCTTGTACTCCCCGTAGATCTCGTCGCGGAAGGTGGGCTCCGCGGTGTCGAGGCACACCGCCGCGTAGTCGGGCGACTGCTCGCGCATGAGCTTGAGCAGCATGTTGGCGAATCCGTAGAGGGCGTTGGTGGGCTGTCCCTTGGAGTTGGAGAGGTGCCGGATGGCGTAGAAAGCGCGGAAGAGCAGGTTCGCGCCGTCGATTAAATAGAGCCTCTTCTTGCTCATCTCACCTCTTTTCTCGAATGAGAGAAGAAGTCCTCCGCCTTCCCCACGACCGTGAGCGAGCCTGAGACGACCAGGGTGTCGTCGTCGCCCATGCGCCGCATCGTCTTCTCGAGGGCGAGCGGCACCTCGTCGGCCATCGTGATCGTCACGCCGGAGGAGCGGGCGGCGGCGGCCAGGTCCTTGGGCGAGGCGGCCCTGTCCGAGGGGGCCCTGACGCAGACGACCTCGCGGAAGAGCGGGGCCAGCTGCCTCATGATCCCTGCCACGTCCTTGTCCGCGAGTATCCCCACGATCAACACCGCGCGCTCGCGCGGTATCATGCCCCTCACGTACGAGGCCAGAGTCTCCGCGCCCGCCACGTTGTGGGCGCCGTCTAGGATCACCCTGGGCCTCTCGTGGACCACCTCGAGCCTCCCCGGCCAGCGCGTCTCGGCGAGCGCCGCCTCGACGTCGCGGGCGGCGAAGCCCGACGCCGAGAGTATCTCGGCCGTCTCGACGGCGCAGGCCGCGTTCTGGCGCTGGTGCTCCCCCGCGAGCCCCAGCTTAGAGGTCACCGTGTCCGGGGTCGCGAGCACGAGCGGCGAACCCGCGTCGTCGCACGCGCGCCTTATGGTCTCCATGACCTCGGGCGGCTGGTAGGCCACCACCGTGGGGACGCCCCTCTTTATTATCCCGCACTTCTCCACAGCTATCTCCCTGATGGTGGCGCCCAGGTGCCTCGTATGATCGAGCGAGATGG
This genomic interval from Pseudomonadota bacterium contains the following:
- the polA gene encoding DNA polymerase I — translated: MSKKRLYLIDGANLLFRAFYAIRHLSNSKGQPTNALYGFANMLLKLMREQSPDYAAVCLDTAEPTFRDEIYGEYKANREEPPDELASQFPYVEPLVEALSMPIVKRPGFEADDLMGTLARRFAADGLEVVLVSGDKDLMQLVGPNVCMFDGMKGLWVREAEVKERFGVPPEGVADVLALCGDATDNVPGVKGVGPKTASRLVAEYGSVEGVIDNAGRIEGKVGRAIADHAEDARLSKRLVTIDINVELKEQLKDLEVLSPDREKVQTLFKELEFTTLLNQLAPQSALSFEGYRLVTEEKTLNELIKLIKNKGILSIDLETDSLDPMRANIAGFALAWGLGEAAYIPIGHVTRGGGAKAGRSGDLFAEGVGLAPGQLPEAKVRRAIEKILSDGSIRKVGQNLNYDLTILRSHGYEVRGVELDTMLASYLIDPAQGHGLDALASRYLDHTTIKYGDVTGKGAKQILFTEVPPEEARDYACEDADVALRLAGIFRSRIGEEGLSELFYDVEMPLLDVLVDMQIAGMRLDEPKLSLLGREFEVELDGLEGKIHALAGEEFNINSPRQLGRILFEKLRLPGGKRTKTGFSTGQQVLEELASRHELPALILRWRQLGKLKSTYIDSLKGLINPVTGRVHTTFNQATAATGRLSSSDPNLQNIPARTDEGRRIREAFVADPGFVLISADYSQIELRVLAHLSREGELIGAFERGEDVHALTASGIFGVPRERVTREQRAVGKTVNFATIYGQTSYGLAAQLGISQGEAADYIDDYFAKYPRVAAYRDEVLERARKEGMVGTLFGRRRYFPDIGSENGMLRQIAERMAFNTVFQGSAADIIKIAMIDVHSGLAEVSGRSRLLLQVHDELVIEAPEGEAEKVCEFVKRTMERAVELSVPLVVDTGRGANWAVAH
- a CDS encoding bifunctional folylpolyglutamate synthase/dihydrofolate synthase, with amino-acid sequence MDYDQALEYLDSLQPTSMRLELGSFTEACHIMGDPQHGLKTVHIGGTNGKGSTAAFLASILKRSGYRVGLYTSPHLMDVRERLQIDRELIGTDELAGILGGIKRSLPDERMLTYFETLTLASFICFKKSGVDIAVYETGMGGKLDATNLVEPLAVVITPISLDHTRHLGATIREIAVEKCGIIKRGVPTVVAYQPPEVMETIRRACDDAGSPLVLATPDTVTSKLGLAGEHQRQNAACAVETAEILSASGFAARDVEAALAETRWPGRLEVVHERPRVILDGAHNVAGAETLASYVRGMIPRERAVLIVGILADKDVAGIMRQLAPLFREVVCVRAPSDRAASPKDLAAAARSSGVTITMADEVPLALEKTMRRMGDDDTLVVSGSLTVVGKAEDFFSHSRKEVR